The proteins below come from a single Burkholderia contaminans genomic window:
- a CDS encoding ABC transporter substrate-binding protein, giving the protein MNPSSAPPRRRVLQRLAALAAAPLAGGIARPAHAAGADLSGVTLVLGDRAGGLRALAEAAHVLDGTRYRFRWANFQGAAPLFEAQRAGAIDLAPAGDLPVLTAALGDPSLRIVATRVGSPASLGIVVQPDSPVRTVADLKGQTVVVSSARGSISQYQLYGALREHGLAPRDVDVRFVLPVDAFAAFEAKRIGIWATFDPYYGHAVRRGARIVRDGSGINSGLAFLTSPIETLDDRAKRAALADVLERLARAGQWALAHPADYASVYASLTRLPPDAATDIAHRAALAQRSLSGADIDVLQRVADRAAADAILPRRVDVASIAIRNVSA; this is encoded by the coding sequence ATGAATCCCTCCTCCGCCCCGCCGCGCCGCCGCGTGCTGCAGCGGCTTGCCGCCCTCGCCGCCGCGCCGCTCGCCGGCGGCATCGCACGGCCCGCCCATGCGGCCGGCGCCGACCTGTCGGGCGTCACGCTCGTGCTCGGCGACCGGGCCGGCGGCCTGCGCGCGCTCGCGGAAGCCGCGCACGTGCTCGACGGCACGCGTTACCGGTTTCGCTGGGCCAACTTCCAGGGTGCGGCGCCGCTGTTCGAGGCGCAGCGCGCGGGCGCGATCGATCTCGCGCCGGCCGGCGACCTGCCCGTGCTGACGGCCGCACTCGGCGACCCGTCGTTGCGGATCGTCGCGACGCGCGTCGGCTCGCCGGCGTCGCTCGGCATCGTCGTACAGCCCGATTCGCCGGTCCGCACCGTCGCCGACCTGAAAGGGCAAACCGTCGTCGTGTCGTCCGCGCGCGGCAGCATCTCGCAGTACCAGTTGTACGGCGCGCTGCGCGAACACGGCCTCGCGCCGCGTGATGTCGACGTGCGCTTCGTGCTGCCCGTCGATGCGTTCGCTGCATTCGAGGCGAAGCGGATCGGCATCTGGGCGACGTTCGACCCGTACTACGGCCATGCGGTACGGCGCGGCGCGCGCATCGTCCGCGACGGCAGCGGCATCAATTCCGGGCTGGCATTCCTGACGTCGCCGATCGAAACCCTCGACGATCGCGCGAAGCGCGCGGCGCTCGCCGACGTGCTGGAGCGGCTCGCCCGCGCGGGCCAATGGGCGCTCGCGCATCCGGCCGACTATGCGAGCGTCTATGCGTCGCTCACGCGCCTGCCGCCCGACGCGGCCACCGACATCGCGCACCGGGCCGCGCTTGCGCAGCGCAGCCTCAGCGGCGCGGACATCGACGTGCTGCAGCGTGTCGCCGACCGCGCGGCGGCCGATGCGATCCTGCCGCGGCGCGTCGATGTCGCATCGATCGCGATCCGCAACGTATCGGCCTGA
- a CDS encoding ABC transporter substrate-binding protein encodes MLPLRLLRSLLIASLIALPAAAAHADKPATIRIGVAQQGAGDPPTFGGSSAATAQLQQLVEKEFAADGIKVEWLFFKGAGPAVNEAIANKALDFAYQGDLPAVLARANGIKTRLLLAASVRSGVKIAVPPDSPIRSIKDLKDRRVSIFRGTNLQLVADNALAKNGLSERDLRVINLDAASSLAALASKGIDASVGDYQLYKLRDAGLAKIIYESQNDGPQLTRQTHLLVLDEFERAHPDIVQRVVTALVKGAQWSSDEANRDALFKLWAKSGVPVSSWQADYANQRLKDRLSPLIDPFFVARYKSVAQDALALKLIRQPVDVDGWFEPKYLDNALRTLKLESYWPRYDAAGKPLS; translated from the coding sequence ATGCTTCCACTGCGCCTGCTTCGCTCATTGCTGATCGCGTCCCTCATTGCGTTGCCGGCCGCCGCCGCGCACGCCGACAAGCCCGCCACCATCCGCATCGGTGTCGCCCAGCAAGGCGCCGGCGATCCGCCGACGTTCGGCGGATCGAGTGCGGCCACCGCGCAGTTGCAGCAGCTGGTCGAAAAGGAGTTCGCGGCCGACGGCATCAAGGTGGAGTGGCTGTTCTTCAAGGGCGCGGGGCCGGCCGTCAACGAGGCGATCGCCAACAAGGCGCTCGACTTCGCTTACCAGGGCGACCTGCCCGCCGTGCTCGCACGGGCGAACGGGATCAAGACGCGCCTGCTGCTCGCCGCGAGCGTGCGCTCGGGCGTCAAGATCGCGGTGCCGCCCGACTCCCCCATCCGTTCGATCAAGGACCTGAAGGACCGCCGCGTGTCGATCTTCCGTGGCACGAACCTGCAGCTCGTCGCCGACAACGCGCTCGCGAAGAACGGCCTCAGCGAACGCGACCTGCGCGTGATCAATCTCGACGCCGCGAGCTCGCTCGCCGCGCTCGCGTCGAAGGGCATCGATGCGTCGGTGGGCGACTACCAGCTGTACAAGCTGCGCGACGCGGGGCTCGCGAAGATCATCTACGAATCGCAGAACGACGGCCCTCAGCTCACGCGCCAGACCCACCTGCTCGTGCTCGACGAATTCGAGCGCGCGCATCCGGACATCGTGCAGCGCGTCGTCACCGCACTCGTGAAGGGCGCGCAATGGTCGTCCGACGAAGCGAACCGCGACGCGCTGTTCAAGCTATGGGCGAAAAGCGGCGTGCCGGTATCGTCGTGGCAGGCCGACTATGCGAACCAGCGGCTGAAGGATCGCCTGTCGCCGCTGATCGATCCGTTCTTCGTCGCGCGCTACAAGTCCGTCGCGCAGGATGCGCTGGCGCTGAAGCTGATCCGTCAGCCGGTCGACGTCGACGGCTGGTTCGAGCCGAAGTATCTCGACAATGCGCTGCGCACGCTGAAGCTCGAAAGCTACTGGCCACGCTACGACGCGGCCGGCAAGCCGCTTTCCTGA
- a CDS encoding LysR family transcriptional regulator — protein MDRLEFRHVRAFLSVAQHLHFARAAEALDMAPPALTRQIQEAERVLGVRLFHRSRRAVTLSAAGEAYLAEARAAVEHLQRGRELAALAERGELGRIEIGYVSSAVYSGTLQRTVGAFRDAHPRIELNLREVPMDDVANQLDTGRIDLAYVRPPLPLPGGLRVVTLQRDVFVAAVSAGSRYASMAAIRAADLADARFAVPEQERGTLEVARRGRFAPLIAARPGGLLAVLACVSVNGWVAVIPDALAGCVSLPGVVYRPIVGKPITSELALAHRRFEKAPAVRAFLRTVPSAA, from the coding sequence ATGGACCGACTCGAATTCCGCCACGTGCGCGCGTTCCTGAGCGTCGCGCAGCACCTGCACTTCGCCCGTGCGGCCGAAGCGCTCGACATGGCGCCGCCCGCGCTCACGCGGCAGATCCAGGAGGCCGAGCGCGTGCTCGGCGTGCGCCTCTTTCACCGGTCGCGCCGCGCCGTCACGTTGAGCGCGGCCGGCGAGGCCTATCTCGCCGAGGCACGCGCCGCGGTCGAGCATCTGCAGCGCGGCCGCGAACTCGCTGCCCTGGCCGAGCGCGGCGAACTCGGCCGGATCGAGATCGGCTACGTGTCGTCGGCCGTCTATTCGGGCACCCTGCAGCGCACCGTCGGCGCGTTTCGCGACGCGCACCCGCGCATCGAGCTGAACCTGCGCGAAGTGCCGATGGACGACGTCGCGAACCAGCTCGACACCGGCCGGATCGACCTCGCGTACGTGCGTCCGCCGCTGCCGCTGCCCGGCGGCCTGCGGGTCGTCACACTGCAGCGCGACGTGTTCGTCGCGGCCGTGTCGGCCGGGTCGCGCTACGCATCGATGGCCGCCATTCGCGCAGCCGACCTCGCCGACGCGCGCTTCGCGGTGCCCGAACAGGAGCGCGGCACGCTCGAAGTCGCGCGCCGCGGCCGCTTCGCACCACTGATCGCCGCCCGCCCGGGCGGCCTGCTCGCTGTGCTCGCATGCGTGTCCGTGAATGGCTGGGTTGCGGTGATTCCCGATGCGCTCGCCGGCTGCGTGTCGCTGCCGGGCGTCGTGTACCGGCCGATCGTCGGCAAGCCGATCACGTCGGAACTGGCGCTCGCGCACCGGCGCTTCGAAAAGGCGCCGGCGGTACGCGCGTTCCTGCGGACGGTTCCGTCCGCCGCGTAA
- a CDS encoding LysR family transcriptional regulator, translating into MRAPLDPNALPGDAPDAAVSLDVLDARLMRILLVLLTERTVSRAAVRLNMSQPATSAALKRLRTLLGDPLLVRSRYGMVPTEFGARLIEPLRNALRVIDFIRIQQPRFDARTSVRTYRIGCPDYLNVLFVPKLVALFRERAPDAQLVFHPLGDGFDDERALADGELDVVIDNRPARSSRFRQDDLFDDRVVCLMRATHPLARRGTMTAAEFAEAPQLCPTPSWLEASGAIDRQLERVGLQRRIVVTLPHFELAAHALVRTDMLLTTTYRLARHYAKLLPLAAVALPAEPPDIVYRMTWNESGECVEGVRWLRGLIAEATRAWLDADAMQPAVAAVAAGAVLDVDARNSTPAEADTPEPARRTRRRPATHCHASHPRRVAHAARIHRLATKSH; encoded by the coding sequence ATGCGGGCCCCACTAGACCCGAACGCCCTGCCCGGCGACGCGCCTGACGCCGCGGTCTCTCTCGACGTGCTCGATGCGCGGCTGATGCGCATCCTGCTCGTGCTGCTGACCGAGCGCACCGTGTCGCGTGCGGCCGTGCGCCTGAACATGTCGCAGCCGGCCACCAGCGCCGCGCTCAAGCGCCTGCGCACGCTGCTCGGCGATCCGCTGCTGGTGCGCAGCCGCTACGGGATGGTGCCGACCGAGTTCGGCGCGCGGCTGATCGAGCCGCTGCGCAACGCGCTGCGCGTGATCGACTTCATCCGCATCCAGCAGCCGAGGTTCGACGCGCGCACGTCGGTGCGCACCTACCGGATCGGCTGCCCCGACTACCTGAACGTGCTGTTCGTGCCGAAGCTCGTCGCGCTGTTCCGCGAACGCGCACCGGACGCGCAACTCGTGTTTCACCCGCTCGGCGACGGCTTCGACGACGAGCGCGCACTGGCCGACGGCGAACTCGACGTCGTGATCGACAATCGCCCTGCACGCTCGTCGCGGTTCCGGCAGGACGACCTGTTCGACGATCGCGTCGTGTGCCTGATGCGCGCGACGCATCCGCTCGCGCGGCGCGGCACGATGACGGCGGCCGAGTTTGCCGAAGCGCCGCAGCTGTGCCCGACACCGTCGTGGCTCGAGGCGTCCGGCGCGATCGACAGGCAGCTCGAACGCGTGGGCCTGCAGCGGCGGATCGTCGTCACGCTGCCGCATTTCGAACTCGCCGCGCATGCGCTCGTGCGCACCGACATGCTGCTGACCACCACGTACCGGCTCGCGCGGCACTACGCGAAGCTGCTGCCGCTCGCCGCCGTCGCGCTGCCGGCCGAACCGCCGGACATCGTGTACCGGATGACCTGGAACGAATCGGGCGAGTGCGTCGAGGGCGTGCGCTGGTTGCGCGGGCTGATCGCGGAAGCGACGCGTGCGTGGCTTGATGCCGACGCGATGCAGCCGGCGGTGGCGGCAGTGGCGGCCGGTGCGGTCTTGGACGTCGACGCGCGGAACAGCACGCCGGCCGAGGCCGATACACCCGAACCCGCGCGACGCACGCGCCGCAGGCCGGCAACGCATTGCCACGCGTCGCATCCTCGGCGTGTCGCCCATGCGGCACGCATCCATCGCCTCGCGACGAAGTCGCATTGA